The Methylomarinum vadi genome has a window encoding:
- the mreC gene encoding rod shape-determining protein MreC translates to MFATGPSLNTRLLVAVLLSLVLLIADHRSTKLQPLRAALSLLVYPVQLVINFPGDAANYLSDTFVSYRTLKKENRELKELQLVNEAKLLKLAALEKENIRLRALLENSFKLGEQVLVAELLAVNLVPYEHIVVVNKGSRFGVHSKQPVLDAHGVVGQVVRTLPASSEIMLITDPNHAIPVQVNRNGLRTIAIGSGQINRLNLPFLPNNADILPGDLLVTSGLGGTFPQGYPVAVVDDFTVRPNKPFASISATPKAELDKSREFLIVWSDSTPVPLTEEPSEASQELNDAGQ, encoded by the coding sequence TTGTTCGCAACAGGTCCATCACTCAACACCCGATTGCTCGTTGCGGTTCTATTATCGTTGGTTTTGTTGATTGCCGATCATCGCAGCACGAAATTGCAGCCGTTACGGGCGGCTTTGTCGTTATTGGTTTATCCGGTGCAATTAGTGATCAATTTTCCTGGCGATGCGGCGAATTACCTTAGCGATACTTTCGTGTCCTACCGGACGTTGAAAAAAGAAAACCGTGAATTGAAAGAATTGCAGTTGGTTAACGAGGCTAAGTTATTAAAGCTGGCTGCGTTGGAAAAGGAAAATATTCGTTTGCGGGCCTTATTGGAAAACTCATTCAAGTTGGGCGAGCAGGTGCTGGTGGCGGAACTGCTGGCTGTCAATCTGGTGCCTTATGAGCACATCGTCGTGGTCAATAAGGGAAGCCGTTTCGGAGTGCATAGCAAACAACCTGTTTTGGATGCTCATGGCGTGGTCGGCCAAGTTGTCAGGACCTTGCCGGCCAGCTCGGAAATCATGCTGATTACGGACCCTAACCATGCGATACCGGTGCAGGTGAATCGTAACGGCCTTAGAACCATTGCAATTGGCAGTGGCCAGATCAATCGCTTGAATTTACCGTTTTTGCCCAATAATGCCGATATTTTACCGGGTGACTTATTGGTGACCTCGGGGCTAGGAGGAACATTCCCGCAAGGCTATCCGGTCGCCGTGGTCGATGATTTCACCGTCCGGCCGAATAAACCCTTTGCCAGTATTTCCGCGACACCGAAGGCGGAACTGGATAAAAGCCGGGAGTTTTTGATCGTTTGGAGCGATTCAACGCCCGTTCCGCTGACCGAAGAGCCAAGCGAAGCAAGTCAGGAACTAAACGATGCCGGACAATAG
- the mreD gene encoding rod shape-determining protein MreD, protein MPDNSELPYFLTIIMAMALKIIPLPQSLEYFNPDWVLLVLIYWSLALPERFGVFNAWVIGLLVDVLTGRLLGQNALIYSLICYFCVKLHKRIRHYPIVQQSLFVFVCLLVGQLIIFWIENMQASNRLPLMFWFPVLSGTILWPAVYLVLRFVRSFWRIV, encoded by the coding sequence ATGCCGGACAATAGTGAATTACCTTATTTTTTGACCATTATCATGGCAATGGCGCTAAAAATCATACCCTTACCTCAGTCGCTGGAATATTTCAATCCGGATTGGGTATTGCTGGTGTTGATTTATTGGTCGTTGGCGCTTCCAGAAAGATTTGGTGTATTCAATGCTTGGGTAATAGGGTTGCTGGTTGATGTATTGACCGGCCGCTTGCTCGGTCAGAACGCCTTGATTTATTCATTGATTTGCTATTTTTGCGTCAAACTGCACAAGCGGATTCGTCATTATCCTATTGTTCAGCAAAGCCTTTTCGTTTTTGTCTGTTTGTTGGTCGGGCAACTGATTATTTTTTGGATTGAAAATATGCAGGCCAGCAATCGTTTGCCGCTGATGTTTTGGTTTCCTGTATTGTCCGGCACTATTCTATGGCCTGCGGTATATCTAGTGCTGCGTTTCGTACGGTCTTTCTGGCGTATCGTTTGA
- the mrdA gene encoding penicillin-binding protein 2: MQKKFAVKDTLAESRVFLSRVVAAFAFMFLLTLGLVVRLIYLQIVGHEHYAMLAKDNRIKIAPLPPTRGIIYDRHGRILAENLPSYSLELIPEQVKDLDDTLTRLQSLLDISDEQIEQFDKQRHRRKSFSSTPLLLRMSDEEVAKFAAVRPYFPGVDIQARLVRYYPYGELASHVVGYVGRINERELKSLPVSEYRGTNHIGKIGIEKTYEEYLHGTTGYAEIETNAQGRSVNSVDALDPVPGANLYLTLDIDLQKTAYDALGDYNGAAVAIEIDSGDVLVFASRPGFDPNPFVYGISRKAYKALQESDDQPLFNRALRGQYPPGSTMKPFIGLAGLEYNATDFQHKLFCPGYYQLPNVSHKYRDWKRWGHGWMDLKDAITQSCDVYFYDLALTLGIDNMHEFLDKFGFGRKSGIDLVGEQAGLLPSREWKRAKRNQPWYPGETLITGIGQGFTQVTPLQLARATATLANHGRIVTPYLVDRIIGTNYTIPGPAQSGEVIALKQRNIEDIVMAMVNVVHGARGTAKRIADGIDYQIAGKTGTAQVFSVKQEEKYNEEEIEFKLRDHALFIAIAPAHAPKIAVAVVVENGGHGGSVAAPIAGKIIKQYLGSNEGSPDEE, encoded by the coding sequence ATGCAAAAAAAATTTGCGGTCAAGGATACCCTAGCGGAGAGTCGCGTTTTTTTAAGCCGGGTGGTTGCGGCCTTTGCTTTCATGTTTTTGCTGACATTAGGGCTGGTTGTCAGGCTGATTTATTTGCAAATTGTCGGTCATGAGCATTATGCCATGTTGGCCAAGGACAACCGTATCAAGATTGCGCCATTGCCGCCGACGCGAGGCATCATCTATGATCGCCATGGCAGAATTTTGGCGGAAAACCTGCCCTCTTACAGTCTCGAACTCATCCCCGAGCAGGTCAAGGATCTTGATGATACGCTGACACGATTACAGAGCTTGTTGGATATTTCGGATGAACAAATAGAGCAATTCGACAAGCAAAGACACCGGCGAAAATCCTTTAGCAGTACGCCGTTATTGCTGCGCATGAGCGATGAGGAAGTCGCCAAATTTGCCGCAGTCAGGCCTTATTTTCCCGGCGTGGATATTCAGGCCCGCTTGGTTCGTTATTATCCTTACGGGGAATTGGCTTCGCATGTGGTCGGTTATGTCGGCAGGATTAATGAAAGGGAATTAAAGTCCTTGCCGGTCTCAGAATATCGCGGCACCAATCATATCGGTAAAATCGGGATCGAAAAGACCTATGAAGAATATTTGCACGGTACAACCGGGTATGCCGAAATTGAGACCAATGCCCAGGGGCGCTCGGTCAATTCGGTCGATGCCTTGGATCCGGTGCCCGGTGCCAATCTTTATTTGACGCTCGATATCGACCTGCAAAAAACCGCTTATGATGCACTCGGAGACTATAATGGCGCGGCCGTTGCGATAGAAATAGATAGCGGTGACGTGCTGGTGTTCGCCAGCCGTCCGGGCTTCGATCCCAATCCGTTTGTTTACGGGATCAGTCGCAAAGCGTATAAAGCGTTGCAGGAATCGGATGATCAACCGCTCTTCAACCGAGCATTGCGTGGCCAATATCCTCCCGGTTCTACCATGAAGCCCTTCATCGGATTGGCTGGTTTGGAGTATAACGCGACCGATTTTCAGCATAAGTTGTTTTGCCCCGGCTATTACCAATTGCCTAATGTCAGTCATAAATACCGAGACTGGAAACGATGGGGACACGGTTGGATGGATTTGAAGGACGCGATCACCCAATCCTGCGATGTTTATTTTTATGATTTGGCTCTGACGCTGGGGATCGATAATATGCATGAATTCCTCGATAAATTCGGTTTTGGCCGTAAGTCGGGCATCGATTTGGTCGGAGAGCAAGCCGGATTGCTGCCATCGCGGGAGTGGAAGAGGGCAAAGCGCAATCAACCCTGGTATCCGGGAGAAACGTTGATTACCGGTATCGGCCAGGGTTTTACTCAAGTGACGCCGCTGCAATTGGCCCGAGCGACGGCGACGCTGGCTAATCATGGCCGGATCGTAACGCCTTATCTGGTCGATAGAATCATTGGCACCAACTATACCATCCCTGGCCCGGCGCAAAGCGGCGAAGTGATTGCACTTAAACAGCGCAATATCGAAGACATCGTGATGGCGATGGTCAATGTCGTTCATGGCGCGCGAGGTACGGCAAAGAGAATCGCCGATGGGATCGATTATCAGATCGCCGGTAAAACCGGGACCGCTCAGGTTTTTTCGGTTAAACAGGAAGAAAAATACAATGAAGAGGAAATTGAATTCAAATTGCGCGACCATGCTTTGTTTATTGCCATTGCGCCGGCGCATGCGCCCAAAATTGCGGTGGCGGTAGTGGTCGAAAATGGTGGTCACGGAGGGTCGGTTGCGGCGCCGATAGCCGGTAAGATCATCAAGCAATATCTCGGTTCGAACGAAGGAAGTCCCGATGAAGAATGA
- the rodA gene encoding rod shape-determining protein RodA: MKNETRSEQFVPHSLLGNLLRKLHIDIPLFVALLLICALSFLVLYSAGGQEIGILVKQAARMGVAFGLMTALAHVNPHQFKRHSVLLFVIGVALLVAVLVMGEIGKGAQRWLDLGFFRFQPSEMIKITTPMMIAWYLSEFSLPPKRKQLFIAGLLIIVPTVLIAKQPDLGTSLLVASSGAAVLFFAGLSWRFMLTTLAILASLTPILWHFMRDYQRARVLTFLNPEADPMGRGYHIIQSKIAIGSGGVHGKGWLGSTQAQLDFLPESSTDFIFAVFAEEFGLSGCLGLLLLYLLIISRCLYIAVQAQDTYSRLLAGSLTFTFFVYVFVNIGMVIGILPVVGVPLPLISYGGTSMVTLMAGFGILMSIHTHRKFLPT; the protein is encoded by the coding sequence ATGAAGAATGAAACTCGCAGCGAGCAGTTTGTTCCACATTCGCTGTTGGGGAATTTGCTGAGGAAGCTGCACATCGATATTCCGTTGTTTGTCGCCTTGCTTTTGATCTGTGCCTTGAGTTTTTTAGTGTTGTACAGTGCCGGCGGGCAGGAAATAGGGATCTTGGTAAAGCAGGCGGCGAGGATGGGGGTCGCCTTTGGACTCATGACCGCTTTAGCGCATGTTAACCCGCATCAATTCAAGCGGCATTCGGTGCTACTGTTCGTCATCGGCGTCGCGTTACTCGTCGCGGTGTTGGTCATGGGGGAAATCGGCAAGGGAGCGCAACGTTGGCTGGATCTGGGGTTTTTCCGTTTTCAACCCTCGGAAATGATCAAGATCACGACGCCGATGATGATCGCCTGGTATTTGTCCGAATTTTCCCTGCCGCCGAAGCGTAAGCAGCTGTTTATCGCTGGTCTGTTGATTATCGTGCCGACCGTGTTGATCGCGAAACAGCCGGATCTCGGCACCTCATTGCTGGTGGCCAGCTCGGGAGCGGCGGTGTTGTTTTTCGCCGGACTGTCTTGGCGGTTCATGTTGACGACACTGGCGATACTGGCTTCCTTGACCCCGATTTTATGGCATTTTATGCGCGATTATCAACGCGCCAGGGTGCTGACTTTCTTGAATCCCGAAGCCGATCCGATGGGGCGTGGCTATCATATCATCCAGTCTAAAATCGCGATCGGCTCCGGCGGCGTCCATGGCAAGGGCTGGTTAGGCAGTACCCAGGCACAACTGGATTTTTTGCCGGAAAGTTCAACCGACTTTATATTTGCCGTTTTTGCCGAAGAATTCGGCTTGTCCGGATGTTTAGGCTTGCTATTATTATACTTATTGATTATCAGCCGCTGTCTTTATATTGCGGTCCAGGCTCAGGATACGTATAGTCGATTATTGGCGGGTAGCCTGACCTTTACCTTTTTCGTCTATGTTTTTGTGAATATCGGCATGGTGATCGGAATTTTACCAGTAGTCGGAGTACCTTTGCCGTTGATCAGTTATGGCGGCACCTCGATGGTGACGTTGATGGCCGGTTTCGGCATCCTGATGTCGATTCATACTCATAGAAAATTTTTGCCGACCTGA
- the mltB gene encoding lytic murein transglycosylase B, whose amino-acid sequence MLGAVILTLISLPAFALIEENQAFNDFIGTMVSEHQFDETELRHLFQAVEIKDKILQAISAPAEALPWYKYRKIFLTDSRIKDGLRFWRENEPVLTTVEKEYGVPPEIITAIIGVETRYGAHTGSYRVIDALATLAFAYPKRSQFFSSELVQFLILCRDEQLDPLEPLGSYAGAMGVPQFMPSSYIRYAADFDLDSKRDIWHNNADVIASVANYFAQHRWQKGAAIAFPVTASGDAYRQALTKGLQPDTSVAQLKHWQVSVPEQLNQAEKVKLLAFEQENDEELWLGLHNFYVITRYNHSPLYAMAVYQLSQAIAEQKKMSNEE is encoded by the coding sequence ATGTTAGGAGCTGTCATTTTGACGTTGATTTCCCTCCCGGCGTTTGCGCTGATCGAGGAGAATCAGGCGTTTAACGATTTTATCGGCACGATGGTGAGCGAGCACCAGTTTGATGAAACGGAATTGCGGCATTTGTTTCAGGCGGTGGAAATCAAGGATAAAATTCTGCAGGCCATATCCGCGCCGGCCGAGGCATTGCCATGGTATAAATACCGCAAAATTTTTCTGACCGATTCGCGAATAAAGGATGGCTTAAGGTTTTGGCGGGAGAATGAGCCGGTATTGACTACGGTCGAGAAAGAATACGGCGTGCCGCCGGAAATTATCACCGCGATCATTGGCGTGGAGACGCGCTATGGCGCCCATACCGGCTCGTATCGGGTGATCGATGCCCTGGCCACGCTGGCTTTCGCTTATCCCAAGCGCAGTCAGTTTTTCTCCAGCGAACTGGTTCAGTTTTTGATCTTATGCCGCGATGAGCAATTAGACCCGCTAGAGCCATTAGGGTCGTATGCAGGAGCCATGGGCGTACCGCAATTCATGCCCAGCAGTTATATCCGCTATGCGGCGGACTTCGATTTAGACTCTAAGCGCGATATATGGCATAACAATGCCGATGTGATTGCCAGTGTCGCCAATTATTTCGCCCAGCACCGGTGGCAGAAAGGGGCGGCGATCGCTTTCCCCGTGACCGCCTCGGGGGATGCCTACCGGCAAGCTTTGACGAAAGGCCTGCAGCCCGATACAAGCGTGGCTCAATTGAAACATTGGCAAGTGAGTGTTCCCGAGCAATTAAATCAGGCTGAGAAAGTTAAATTGTTGGCTTTCGAACAGGAAAACGATGAAGAATTATGGCTGGGCCTGCATAATTTTTATGTCATTACCCGCTATAACCATAGTCCTTTATACGCGATGGCGGTTTACCAGCTGAGCCAGGCTATCGCCGAGCAGAAAAAAATGAGCAATGAAGAATAG
- a CDS encoding septal ring lytic transglycosylase RlpA family protein, translated as MKNRVLCFAFIIVNGCSIDPLVKDSAPDTVPVDIMAIPDAVPRYEKRTRAGNPGTYEVLGQRYQVLVDSNGYRKRGIASWYGKKFHGRKTANGEIYNMFAMTAAHRTLPIPSYVRVTNLKNQRSVVVRINDRGPFHDNRIIDLSYAAAVKLGVQQAGTGFVEVVALDPSSQPAAKLAQKPEVNPDEKLYLQIGAFSNQFNARQLQQKVAQIPLAAARLKVAQHQGDTVYKVQLGPVASVEMADRLNEQLVAMGVTSSTLVSDN; from the coding sequence ATGAAGAATAGAGTCTTATGCTTCGCATTTATTATTGTTAATGGTTGTAGTATCGATCCATTAGTCAAGGATAGTGCGCCGGATACGGTGCCGGTCGATATCATGGCAATCCCCGATGCAGTACCGCGTTACGAGAAGCGTACCCGGGCGGGCAACCCCGGCACTTATGAAGTGTTGGGTCAGCGTTATCAGGTTTTGGTGGACAGTAACGGCTATCGAAAGCGAGGCATCGCTTCATGGTACGGTAAGAAGTTTCATGGCAGAAAAACAGCCAACGGCGAAATTTATAATATGTTTGCGATGACCGCGGCCCATAGAACGTTACCGATTCCCAGTTACGTCAGGGTAACCAATTTAAAGAACCAGCGTAGCGTGGTCGTGAGAATCAACGATAGAGGCCCGTTTCATGATAACCGCATCATCGACCTGTCCTATGCCGCGGCCGTCAAACTGGGGGTACAGCAAGCTGGTACCGGCTTCGTCGAAGTCGTGGCGCTAGATCCTTCGTCACAGCCCGCTGCAAAACTAGCGCAAAAGCCTGAAGTAAATCCCGATGAAAAGCTGTATTTGCAAATCGGCGCCTTCAGCAATCAATTTAACGCAAGGCAGTTGCAACAAAAAGTCGCCCAAATACCGTTGGCGGCTGCTCGCCTCAAAGTAGCCCAGCATCAAGGCGACACGGTCTATAAAGTACAATTAGGGCCGGTAGCTTCGGTGGAGATGGCCGACCGTCTCAATGAACAACTGGTGGCAATGGGGGTTACCAGTAGTACGCTGGTCAGCGACAACTGA
- a CDS encoding D-alanyl-D-alanine carboxypeptidase family protein, whose amino-acid sequence MTYFFHRTVVLFSVLVLAALLQTASAADNILIPAPPTVAGSSYFLMDFNSGRVLVEKDADEKLPPASLTKIMTVYVVFRELSNGHLSLDEKVTISKKAWQTPGSRMFVEVNKQVAIEDLLKGVIIQSGNDASVALAEHVAGDEATFAALMNQHAQRLGMTNTHFENSMGLPSENHYTTARDLATLTQALIREFPDYYKWDSQKEFTYNNITQHNRNKLLWRDESVDGVKTGYTEEAGYCLVASAKRNDMRLISVVMGTANENARANESQTLLNYGFRFFETHRLYEGMAPLTETRVWKGDNKQLELGLLHDLYVTIPRRHFNDLKAETIVDKRITAPVKEGEAVGTLNVTLAGDVVVNKPLVALNTVSKGSLVQRLYDEALLLMER is encoded by the coding sequence ATGACTTATTTTTTTCATAGAACCGTCGTCCTATTCAGCGTCCTGGTGTTGGCAGCTTTGTTGCAGACCGCATCGGCCGCCGACAACATTCTGATTCCGGCTCCTCCGACAGTAGCCGGTAGTAGTTATTTTTTGATGGACTTCAATAGCGGCCGGGTGCTGGTGGAAAAAGACGCGGATGAGAAATTGCCGCCAGCCAGCCTGACCAAAATCATGACGGTCTATGTCGTTTTCCGTGAATTGAGTAATGGCCACTTGAGTTTGGACGAGAAAGTAACCATCAGTAAAAAAGCCTGGCAAACGCCAGGGTCGAGGATGTTCGTCGAAGTCAACAAACAGGTGGCCATCGAGGATTTGTTGAAGGGTGTGATCATTCAGTCCGGCAATGACGCTAGCGTGGCTCTGGCCGAGCATGTCGCCGGCGACGAGGCCACTTTCGCGGCCTTGATGAATCAGCATGCGCAACGCCTGGGCATGACCAATACCCATTTCGAAAACAGCATGGGCCTGCCCAGCGAGAATCACTATACTACGGCTCGGGATCTGGCAACGTTGACTCAGGCGTTGATCCGGGAATTCCCCGACTATTATAAATGGGATTCGCAAAAGGAATTTACCTACAACAATATCACTCAACATAACCGCAATAAATTACTGTGGCGTGACGAATCGGTCGACGGCGTGAAAACCGGTTATACGGAAGAGGCGGGATATTGTTTGGTCGCTTCGGCCAAACGCAACGACATGCGTTTGATTTCGGTGGTCATGGGAACCGCCAACGAGAATGCCAGGGCCAACGAGAGTCAGACCTTGCTCAATTACGGCTTTCGTTTTTTCGAGACACACAGGCTTTATGAGGGAATGGCGCCACTCACGGAAACGCGAGTCTGGAAAGGGGACAACAAGCAGCTGGAGTTAGGCTTGTTACATGATCTTTATGTCACGATCCCGCGGCGGCACTTCAATGATCTGAAGGCCGAAACCATTGTCGATAAGCGCATTACCGCGCCGGTCAAGGAAGGGGAAGCGGTAGGGACGTTGAACGTGACGCTAGCCGGCGACGTCGTCGTCAATAAGCCGCTGGTTGCTTTGAATACCGTGTCCAAGGGAAGTTTGGTCCAGCGTCTTTATGATGAAGCATTGTTGCTGATGGAGCGTTGA
- a CDS encoding D-amino acid aminotransferase: MENKVYLNGEYLPLSKAKISVLDRGFLFGDGVYEVIPAYHGKLFRLQEHLDRLESSLSNIRLGLSYNMDKWRQILEPLLDKDKDQYIYLQITRGVAPKRDHAFPVSPVPTVFAMCSDIQHVADRDSGVKAVTMEDSRWDMCNVKATTLLANILLRQQAIEQGCAEAILIKNGYVTEGAASNLFAVIDGVLMTPAKSGDILPGITRDVIIELARANDIPVKEDIISLDALQTASEIWVTSSTREIIPVVELDGKKVADGLPGPLWQKMHELFQDYKQSVS, translated from the coding sequence ATGGAAAATAAGGTTTATTTAAACGGCGAATATTTGCCTTTGTCCAAGGCGAAAATATCGGTACTCGATCGCGGATTCTTGTTTGGAGACGGAGTTTACGAGGTCATACCCGCTTACCACGGTAAATTGTTCCGCTTGCAAGAACATTTGGATCGCCTAGAGAGTAGCTTGAGCAATATTCGCTTGGGATTATCCTATAACATGGACAAATGGCGCCAGATTCTGGAACCGTTATTGGATAAGGACAAAGACCAATATATTTATCTGCAAATCACCCGCGGCGTCGCGCCTAAGCGCGACCATGCGTTTCCCGTTAGTCCAGTGCCGACGGTGTTCGCGATGTGTTCCGACATACAGCATGTCGCCGATAGGGATAGCGGTGTCAAGGCGGTGACCATGGAGGACAGCCGCTGGGATATGTGTAATGTCAAGGCGACCACCTTGTTGGCCAATATTTTATTGCGGCAGCAGGCGATCGAGCAGGGTTGCGCCGAGGCTATTCTCATCAAGAACGGTTATGTTACCGAAGGCGCGGCCAGTAACTTGTTCGCCGTGATCGACGGCGTGTTGATGACGCCGGCGAAAAGCGGTGATATCCTGCCGGGCATTACCCGTGATGTCATCATCGAGTTGGCTCGGGCAAACGATATTCCGGTTAAGGAAGACATTATTTCCCTGGATGCCTTGCAAACCGCCAGTGAAATTTGGGTGACCAGCTCGACCCGTGAAATCATACCGGTAGTAGAGTTGGACGGCAAAAAAGTCGCGGATGGCCTGCCGGGCCCGCTTTGGCAAAAAATGCACGAGCTTTTTCAAGACTATAAGCAATCCGTATCATGA
- a CDS encoding YbeD family protein, translated as MSDKETLLEFPCQFPIKAMGVSSDQFDITVIEIVRRHVDDIKEGAVTSRPSKGGKYTAVTVVIEATSRKQLDAIYQDLTDHPDVLMAL; from the coding sequence ATGAGCGATAAAGAAACGCTGTTGGAATTTCCCTGCCAATTTCCGATCAAGGCCATGGGGGTTAGTTCCGACCAATTCGATATAACTGTGATTGAAATCGTTCGGCGTCATGTCGATGACATCAAGGAAGGTGCCGTTACCAGCCGGCCCAGCAAGGGCGGTAAATATACGGCGGTGACAGTGGTTATCGAGGCGACCAGTCGGAAGCAGCTGGATGCGATCTATCAGGATTTGACCGATCATCCCGATGTGTTGATGGCATTGTAG
- a CDS encoding Tll0287-like domain-containing protein produces the protein MRNYLNAMVLAAFATSAGADEQVLIDQSRQLVKSYAQRLQAELQKGLQREGPLLAIRRCHAVAPAISQQLNHDDWRVRRTALRVRNPLNHADSWERAVLQQFEQRRRQGEKIAALEYHEIVERDGDRYFRYMKAIPTQALCLTCHGEHIAGQLGDELRKLYPDDQATGFGLGDIRGAFTVSRQLD, from the coding sequence ATGAGAAATTATCTGAATGCCATGGTGTTAGCCGCATTCGCCACGTCGGCCGGCGCCGATGAACAGGTGCTGATCGATCAAAGCCGCCAACTCGTCAAGAGTTACGCTCAGCGTTTGCAAGCGGAGCTGCAGAAGGGTTTGCAGCGCGAAGGGCCGTTGCTGGCAATTCGCCGTTGCCATGCCGTGGCGCCAGCAATTAGCCAACAACTTAACCACGACGATTGGCGAGTTAGGCGGACGGCGCTACGCGTACGTAATCCGCTGAATCATGCGGACTCCTGGGAACGGGCGGTGCTACAACAGTTCGAGCAGCGCCGGCGGCAGGGCGAAAAGATCGCCGCTTTGGAATATCATGAAATCGTGGAGCGCGACGGCGACCGCTATTTTCGTTACATGAAGGCGATCCCGACCCAAGCCCTTTGTTTGACCTGTCATGGCGAGCATATCGCTGGTCAACTCGGAGACGAACTGCGCAAACTCTACCCCGATGACCAGGCAACAGGATTCGGCCTCGGCGACATCCGCGGCGCTTTTACCGTCAGCCGGCAATTGGACTGA
- the lipB gene encoding lipoyl(octanoyl) transferase LipB, with product MQIRLTDLGRQDYQTVWRQMQRFTANRTAETDDEIWLVEHPPVYTLGLNGKREHILGLSDIPVVESDRGGQVTYHGPGQLVVYLLADLRRLKLGPRQLVTILENAMIKALAQYGIESQARAEAPGVYVADRKIGSVGLRIKNGCSYHGLSLNNNMDLTPFRHINPCGYAGLAVTQLVEEGVDIFTHELAVPVVHDIIKAIET from the coding sequence ATGCAGATCCGACTGACCGATCTGGGCCGGCAGGATTATCAAACTGTCTGGCGGCAAATGCAGCGATTCACGGCAAACAGGACGGCGGAAACCGATGACGAAATTTGGCTGGTCGAGCACCCGCCGGTTTATACCCTGGGCCTGAACGGCAAGCGCGAACATATCCTCGGCTTGAGCGATATTCCGGTGGTGGAAAGCGATCGTGGCGGTCAGGTGACTTACCACGGACCGGGACAGCTGGTCGTTTATTTGCTGGCCGATTTGCGCAGGTTGAAATTGGGGCCGCGACAACTGGTCACGATACTGGAAAATGCTATGATAAAGGCTTTGGCCCAATATGGCATCGAGTCTCAAGCCAGGGCGGAAGCTCCCGGCGTCTATGTGGCCGACAGGAAAATCGGATCGGTCGGTCTGCGCATCAAAAATGGGTGCAGTTATCACGGCTTGAGCTTGAACAACAATATGGATTTGACGCCGTTTCGGCATATCAATCCCTGCGGTTATGCCGGTCTTGCGGTCACGCAGTTGGTCGAGGAAGGCGTCGACATTTTTACTCACGAACTGGCTGTGCCGGTTGTCCACGACATCATCAAGGCTATCGAAACATGA
- the lipA gene encoding lipoyl synthase, which yields MKLNAPSRATPETHQRNADKLSRIPVKVEKTGTLLRKPDWIRIRVSASDKVAHIKQSLRANSLHTVCEEAACPNLGECFSHGTATFMIMGDLCTRRCPFCDVAHGKPQALDRQEPENLAATIEQMGLRYVVITSVNRDDLRDGGAGHFADCIEAIRRRTPATKIEILVPDFRGRQQVAIDILGRQPCDVFNHNLETIPRLYREARPGADYQESLQLLKQFGQQHPQIPTKSGLMVGIGETEAEVVEVMKDLLQHGCSMLTLGQYLQPSKDHLAVKEYITPAQFDRYADIAKELGFKQVASAPLVRSSYHADLQAKEIVGS from the coding sequence ATGAAGCTGAATGCCCCCTCGAGAGCGACCCCTGAAACCCACCAACGCAATGCCGATAAGTTGTCCAGGATTCCGGTCAAGGTGGAAAAAACGGGAACCCTGCTGCGCAAACCAGACTGGATTCGGATCAGGGTGTCGGCCAGCGATAAAGTCGCCCATATCAAGCAATCGTTGAGAGCGAATAGCCTGCATACGGTATGCGAGGAGGCGGCCTGCCCGAATCTTGGCGAATGTTTCAGTCACGGCACGGCGACTTTCATGATCATGGGCGATTTATGCACCCGGCGTTGCCCGTTCTGCGACGTCGCCCATGGCAAACCGCAAGCGCTGGACCGGCAGGAACCCGAGAATTTGGCCGCCACGATCGAGCAAATGGGGCTCAGGTACGTCGTGATTACCTCGGTCAATCGAGACGATTTGAGAGACGGTGGCGCCGGGCACTTTGCCGATTGCATCGAAGCCATACGGCGACGAACGCCTGCCACCAAAATCGAAATTCTGGTGCCGGATTTTCGGGGGAGGCAGCAAGTCGCCATCGATATTCTCGGTCGCCAACCTTGCGATGTCTTCAATCATAATCTGGAGACCATTCCCCGCCTGTATCGGGAGGCCAGGCCCGGCGCCGATTATCAAGAATCGCTGCAGTTGTTGAAACAATTCGGCCAACAGCATCCGCAAATACCGACCAAATCCGGTTTGATGGTGGGTATCGGCGAAACCGAAGCGGAAGTGGTCGAGGTGATGAAGGATTTGTTGCAACATGGCTGTAGCATGTTGACGCTGGGGCAATATCTGCAGCCGAGCAAGGACCACTTGGCGGTGAAAGAATACATCACGCCAGCGCAATTCGATCGCTATGCCGATATTGCCAAGGAACTCGGTTTCAAGCAAGTCGCCAGCGCGCCGCTGGTACGCTCGTCTTATCACGCCGATCTTCAGGCCAAGGAGATTGTCGGCTCATGA